In a genomic window of Betaproteobacteria bacterium:
- a CDS encoding LysR family transcriptional regulator encodes MKSSKIVTPHHLIALASVASTGSLTAASAALGKTQPAVSAQLRQLSEAVGTPLMLRHRYGVRLSPAAETLLPYAQACVRALEGAEQAISRLRGLEEGKLRVLASTSVAVYMLPPVLAAFHARFPGIELQMTRHNANDAMSALERGEGDIAVVRGPASPVGALSSNFVIRILVKDETMLVVPPRHRLARRRKVRPEQLDGIEIVSREPGSATHALVERMAVRTKINFRLNNHQLKLVG; translated from the coding sequence ATGAAATCGTCGAAGATTGTCACACCCCATCACTTGATAGCGCTGGCGTCAGTTGCTTCTACCGGGAGCCTGACCGCTGCCAGCGCCGCTCTCGGCAAAACGCAGCCCGCGGTCTCCGCCCAACTCCGGCAGCTGAGCGAGGCGGTCGGCACACCACTGATGCTACGTCACCGTTATGGCGTCAGACTGAGTCCGGCTGCGGAAACGCTTCTGCCCTACGCACAAGCCTGCGTGCGCGCACTCGAAGGCGCGGAACAGGCCATCAGCCGGCTGCGCGGATTGGAAGAAGGCAAATTGCGGGTGCTCGCAAGCACTTCGGTCGCGGTTTATATGCTGCCGCCCGTGCTCGCCGCTTTTCATGCACGGTTTCCAGGAATCGAGCTGCAAATGACGCGTCACAACGCGAACGATGCGATGAGCGCGCTCGAACGAGGTGAGGGCGATATCGCCGTTGTGAGAGGACCCGCTTCTCCTGTCGGCGCACTGAGCTCCAATTTCGTGATCCGCATTCTGGTGAAGGACGAGACCATGCTCGTGGTGCCACCGCGACACCGCCTCGCTCGCCGCCGGAAAGTGCGGCCGGAACAGCTGGATGGTATTGAAATCGTCAGCCGCGAACCGGGCTCGGCCACTCACGCGCTTGTCGAACGCATGGCGGTCCGCACAAAGATCAACTTCAGACTCAACAACCACCAGCTAAAGCTGGTGGGTTAG